AGATCAAAGCTGAAGGAGTCAGACTATCGGGCATTATGATGCATGCGGAACTGGAAGGGCTGATCTGCAGCGGGCCCCGCAGCGGAAAACAGTTCACCTACGCCCTGCTGGAAGAACGTGTGCCACCAGTAAAACAGCTTGCTGCTGAAGAAGCGCTGGCAGGCTTCGCGAGTAGATATTTTACCTCCCGCGGACCGGCCACCGTGCAGGACTTTGCGTACTGGTCCGGCCTCACGGTGAAAGATGCGCAGGAAGGGGCCATGCAACTGCCGGCAAATTTCATCCGGGAAAACATCAACGGCCGCGATTATATTTACCTGCCCATTGATCCGGATAAAAAATTAAAGAACGCCAACTTCATTATGCCGGATTACGACGAATACGGCATGAGCTATAAAGACCGGGAAGCGTTGATGCCGGCAGAAAATGCCAACAGCGTATTCGACCATTGCTTTGTACTGGACGGCAGGATCGCCGGCAGCTGGAAGAAAGCGCCCGGGAATGGAATTACGGTGACGCCTTTTACAGTATTAAGCGAAGCCAGACAAAAGGCGCTGGAGAAGGCAGTGCAAAGGTACCTGGCGTTTCAGGGAGGAATTTGACCGCATCAAACCGCTCCTCTCCGCATAATACCGCTCACTCCGCCCGCAAAGACCCTACCGGGTCCATCAGCGCAGCCTTTACCGATTTGTACCCGACGGACACCAGCGCCACCAGCAACATGATCAACACCGACAACGCGAACACCCCGGCGCCAATCTCCACCCGGTAAGCAAAGCCTTCCAGCCAGTTGCTCATCGCCCGCCACGCCAATGGCGCCGCTAATACAAAAGCGATGAGCAGCAACCCGGCAAACTCCCGGCCGAACAGCCACAGAATGCTCCGCAAACTCGCGCCCAGCACTTTGCGGATACCTACTTCCTTGTTCTTCTGCTCGGCAATGAAGGATACCAGTCCATATAACCCAAGGCAACCAATAATGATGGCAATGACAGCAAAAGCCTGCACAAGCTTCAGCAGCATATGATCTGCCTTGTAAAAACGGGCGATCCTGTCGTCCAGGAAATCATATTTATAAAGATGATCCGGGAAGATGCTGTTCCAGGTGCTTTCGATAGATGCCAAAGCGGGCTTCAGCCGTGCCGCGTTGATCCTGATCGCGCATCTGCCGTACCAGTTGATACCGGTAACGATGCAAAGCGGCGTAATGGCATCGTGGAACGACCGGTGATGAAAATCCCTGACAACGCCCACCACAGTGCCCTGCCTTCCGTTGATGCGGACCGGCCTGCCGATCGCATCTGCTGCGGCCGGCTCGTCAAGTTTCCGCAGCGCTGTTTCATTGAGCAGGAATTCCCGCCCGGTATCCGAAGGATGCATATTGCGCCCGGCCACCAGTTGCAGGCCGAAGGTGGACAGGTAACGATCATCACCGGCCTTGTAATAGATATCAAAGTTCTCCGGGTTGCTGCGCCTGCATCGGCATTATCGCCCATACACCATAATCAAAGGCATTTCTCTACCTTTGTGCCGTTAAAGCAGCGACATGAAATTTGAGCAATACCGCATTTCCGAAGAGATCAAACGCAGCCTGGAAGAACTGGGATTCAAAAGGCCGACCGATATTCAGTATAAAGCCATCCCTTCCATCCTGAAGGGGGATGATGTGCTGGCGATCGCACAAACGGGAACGGGCAAGACCGCTGCCTTTGCCATTCCCGTACTCCATCTGCTGCATCAGCAGCGCCGCTCCCGTACCAAAGGAGAAGTAAAATGCCTCGTAATGGTGCCTACCCGGGAGCTGGCGATCCAGATCGCGGAAGTGTTCAAAAAACTGGGCAAATACACCAAAGTAGATATCATGGGCCTTTTTGGCGGCGTGGAACAGGAAGCCCAGATCAAAAAACTGGAAAAAGGTGTGGATGTACTGATCGCCACCCCCGGCCGCATGTTCGACCTGATCAGCCAGGGGCATCTGGACCTCAGCCATTTGCGCACCCTTATCCTTGACGAGGCGGACCATATGCTTGACCTCGGTTTTATACGGGACATCCGCGATGTGATCAAACATCTTCCCCGCCAGCACCAGACCCTCTTTTTCTCCGCTACCATCGACACGGAGATCAAGGAGATCGCCTACTCTATCGTTCGCAACCCCATCCGCATACAGATTTCGCCGGAAGACCCTGTGTCCAGGAACGTCAGCCATTCGGTAGCTTATGTGGAGATGGATGACAAACGTTTTTTCCTGGAGAGACTGGTCAAAGAGTTCCCGGAGAACAAAATACTGGTATTCGTACGCACGAAAGTCCGCGCCGAACGCGTGCACAGCGCTATGCAACGGGTAGACATCCCTACACTGACCATGCATGGCGGCAAAGAACAGGACGACCGGCTTTCCGTGATGAATGAATTCAAAAAGGGCGATATCAAAGTATTGATCACGACAGACGTGAATGCCCGCGGCATCGATATCCCGAATGTGGATTATGTGGTCAACTACGACCTGCCGGACGAACCGGAAAACTACGTGCATCGCGTGGGGCCGTACCGGCAGAGGCGTACAGAAAGGACAGGCCGTATCCTTCTGCAGCACGGAGGAAAAGCCCGTGCTGGAAGCCATCCAGGCTTACCTGGGCAAGGAGATACAGGTGATGAAGATCGACAAGAACGACTACCGCGAAACCATCAGCTTCTCCGAAGATATCCCCAACGACAACTGGCAGCTCCTGATCGATGAGCATGAGAAAAGGCCTGAAAGAAAACAAACGGAAAAAGAAAAAGAAATAAGCACTTCCTTTTTGTGCAGCAAAACGCTATTTTAACGGAATGATCCGCAAAAGATTCCCGTTCGCCCTGCCCGCGCTCCTGCTGGCCATATGCTGCTCCGGTTGCGCTGCCGCGCAGGAAGAACCCAAATGGGTGCCGCTTTTTAATGGTACAGATATCAACGACTGGATCGTGAAGATCCACCACCACGAGACCGGTGAGAACTTCGGCAATACCTTCCGGGTGAAAGACAGCATCATACAGGTGCGGTACGACCAGTACGGCGATTTCAACGAACAGTACGGCCATCTTTACTACAAGCAGCCGTTCTCTCATTACCATCTGAAAATGGAATACCGTTTCGTAGGGGAATGGTGCAAAACAGCACCTTCCTATACCATCCTGAACAGTGGTGTGATGTACCACTCGCAGGATCCGCGCACCATGCCCAGGGAGCAGGACTGGCCCATTTCCGTAGAGATGCAGTTCCTCGCCGGTCTTGGTGACGGACAGCCACGACCCACCGGCAACATGTGTTCCCCCGGCACCCATATCGTGTACCAGGGCAAGCTGGACCCAAGGCATTGCATCAACTCTTCTTCCAAAACCTATGAAGGGGAACAGTGGGTAAAAGCGGAACTGATTGTACTGGGCGATTCGCTGATCACCCATATCATCAACGGAGATACCGTGCTGCAATATTCCCGGCCGCAGATCGGCGGGCCGGTGGTGAATAATTATGATCCCGCCATCAAGACAGACGGGAAATTGCTGTCGTCCGGATTCATAGCCCTCCAAAGCGAAGGCCAGCCTATTGATTTCAGGCGGATAGAGATCATGGACCTTTCACCGAAGGCAGTTACCGCACCATAACATCCTTGCCGGCAGGCGGATCATAGCGATCATGTACCTTTCACCGAAGGCTGCTACCGCACCATAACATCCCTGCCGGAAGGCGGATCACAACGATCATGTCCCTTTTGTTGAAGGCAGCTACCGCACCATAACATCCCTGCCGAACAGGATATGATCCGCGGTGGCGGACATTCTTTTATGCCCGATATCCGCCGCGGGCACCACTACCGCACGGCAACCTTCCACCATGAACCGGTGATACAACACCCGCAGCAAGCTTTTGCGGAACATTCCGGTATAGGATATCAGTTTATTCCTGCCGCCCTGGGCATAAGCATCCTTGTACACGGTGCCGAAAGTCAGCACCTTACCCGTAAAGCCCGGCATCTTCCGCAGCTGGTTAGGCAGCGAACTGCGGGAGCTGTAAGTGGTATGCGCCTGCCCGAAAAAACCCGCGAACCGCCTGATCCCGTTAACCTTCAGCGCAGCCGAAAGACTGGCGAACATCGCCGCGTTCCTGGGTATGGCACGCGCCGTAACGGGACAATCATTGCGGATAATACGCTGTACGATGTCATAGTTCCCTTTATACAACGCTTTAACAGCATCGTCATGTTCCATAAACGTCATCCTGATCTGCGCCCACAATTCCCGGAATGCCCTGCTGAAATCAGGCAGCAGCTCCCCTTGCTCCATTTGTGTAAAAACAGGTTCCAGCACAGCCGGCACCACGGCCTGACCGCGCAACATCGTCAACACCCTGATAGCCTCCGGCCTCTCAAAATCAATACCATGAATGATCAACCGCTCCTGCTCCGGCAGGCCGAGATTGTACGTATAAAGATCCTGCCAGAATTCACGGTAATAAAATTCCGTGTACACCAGTCCCTTTATGAGTGAAGTATCTCCCGTCAGCAAATATTGATTGTAAAGAAAAGCCGCAGCATGACCGATCTCCATGAACACATCCCGTACCTCGTAACGTTCGTGCAAATGGCGGATGAAATGAAACTTCCAGGCCGGCTCAAAATCAGCATTATGCGTTTCTCCATAAAAGTAAGCAGAAGCCTGCTCAAAGCCCGGCAAGGCTTCCATATGCCCGGCATGGTACACCATGCCGTTGCTACCGGGAACAAGCGTCGCCGCGCAACGGGATTGTGCGGATAACCGGGAAGATAGCAGACAGAGCGCGCAGGCGATCAGGTGTATTTTCATATACAAGGAACCGGGCAGGTAAATGCCCGGTCAAACATAGTATATTTTTACAATATAATAAAGCGGACGACATTTACGGGGTAACGGGAGCAACCCTTCTGTCCGCCGGCCTGAAATACCATGAAAGCACTGTCAGGACCAGGAGCAGCAAGGGAGGAAGGGTATCTTTTACGGGATTGCCAACGGCAATATGCGAAAATATCGCACCGGACATCGCGATAAAAAAACCTGCGTACGCCCATTCCTTCAGCAAGGGGAATTTAGGCACGAGCACAGCCACAACGCCCAGGAGCTTCCAGATGCCCAGTATCGTCAGCAAATAAAGGGGATAGCCCAAACCGGTGAAGACCGCTGCCTCCTCTTCCACTTTCAGTAACTGTACGATGCCGGTGGATACCATTCCCAATGCAAGCCAGAGAGTAGCGATCCAATAGATGATCTTGTTCCTTTTTGAAATATTCATTGTTCCAATGATTTTGGTGTGCGTTAAAAACGATGATTTTTACTGGTCGTTCAATCCTTTTCCGTTGAGGATATGCTGCATGCTTTTTTCAATCCTCGACTCCCGGGTCCCGGACTGTTTGGGAGCTGCAAAATGAAGAAGATAGGCCCTTTGCCGTCCGGGTGTCAGTGCCTCAAAAGCAGCTTTCAACGCCGGCAAGGCATCCAGCTTATGCTGAAACTCTTCCGGGACCGGGAATGCTGCAGGCTCTTTCAGTTTTACTTTCAATCCGGCGTTCTCCACTTCAATGGCTTCATGAATGTAGGCTTTCAGCACAGGCGTCATGCGGACGATCTCCCGCGTATTCGTGAACCGGATCTGCCGGGCGGCCTGCACATTTTCCGTCTGCTGTATCAGGATGCCATGGGCATCATTCAACAGCGCTCCCTTGAAAAACAGCAGGGCACAATAATCTTTGAATCCGTGTATCAGCACGATGTTCTTCTTCCCGGAGGTATAACAGGGAACGCCCCATTTCAGTTCCTCCGTGAGTCCGCAGTCCAGCACAAGCATTCTCAATTTGTCATACTCCTCCTGCCACTTGCCGGCTTTATGGAAGTAAAAATCAACCTTCGGATTAATGCTGCTCATTGTCATGTTGTATTATTTTAATTGCCCTGCAATGTCCTGCAAACGGTTATGCGCCATATTCAGGCCCTGCGCAAAAGGCATTTGCAGTAATTGGTCCCTGTATTCGACCGACCTGAAAACGATATGCATATTGAGCCTGCTGGTATCGTCCGTGAGCTTCTCGAATTCCAGGAACTCCAGCTGAACGGCAAAAGCAGTATTCTCCATTTCAAACGTACGGGTGATCTTCCGGTCCGGAATAAATTCATGGATCACGCCATTTGCCTGAAACACCACATTGCCGTGGGCGTCGCTTGTTTCAAACCGCCAGCTGCCGTGCTTTTTATTTTCCAGTTTCAGCACTTTGGTGCCCATCCACTGCTCAACGATCTCAGGCTCCACATAGGCTTTAAAAAGCAATTCCAGGGGCAGATCGAATTCCCTTGTTATCACTATTTCCTGTTTGCCGGCTTCGGCATTGACCTTGGTCTTTCGTTCCATATCAGGTTATTTTTTGGGTTTGTATTTTTTCATGATGGCCTCCAGCTTGTTGAACCTGTCGTCCCACAATTGCCGGAACGGCTCGATAAAATCTGCTATTTCCCTCATCTTTTGCGGGTTTAAATGATAATAGATCTCCCTGCCGTTCTGTTCCTGCTCCAGCAATTCGCATTCGGTAAGTATCTGCAGGTGTTTGGACACCGTGGGTCTCGCTGTGTTGAAGTTTGCGGCTATTGCCCCTGCTGTCATGGCCTGAGAAGCAACCAGCAGAAGGATGGCCCTCCTTGTAGGGTCTGCTATAGCCTGAAAAACATCTCGTCTCAGATTCATTGCGTAGCTATTTGACTACGAAAATACGCGTAGTCACTTAACTACGCAAATTTTTCTTCATTTTTTCCGGCATATGCCGTTGCGGCAATCAACGCCTTGTCTCCCGTATAGGGAGCATTAGCCACTACGGACAAGCATATGGCCAA
This genomic stretch from Chitinophaga sp. XS-30 harbors:
- a CDS encoding winged helix DNA-binding domain-containing protein: MKPRDILLHRLYHQQIAATRFTKPEEIVSWLIAMQSQEYAQAKWAIGLRIPGLKDADVENAFNQGRILRTHLMRPTWHFVSPGDIRWLLQLTAPRVQQINAYYYRQTELDAGIFRKAHTIISKTLEGGRFATRSVLQEALQKGKIKAEGVRLSGIMMHAELEGLICSGPRSGKQFTYALLEERVPPVKQLAAEEALAGFASRYFTSRGPATVQDFAYWSGLTVKDAQEGAMQLPANFIRENINGRDYIYLPIDPDKKLKNANFIMPDYDEYGMSYKDREALMPAENANSVFDHCFVLDGRIAGSWKKAPGNGITVTPFTVLSEARQKALEKAVQRYLAFQGGI
- a CDS encoding ABC transporter permease; amino-acid sequence: MYYKAGDDRYLSTFGLQLVAGRNMHPSDTGREFLLNETALRKLDEPAAADAIGRPVRINGRQGTVVGVVRDFHHRSFHDAITPLCIVTGINWYGRCAIRINAARLKPALASIESTWNSIFPDHLYKYDFLDDRIARFYKADHMLLKLVQAFAVIAIIIGCLGLYGLVSFIAEQKNKEVGIRKVLGASLRSILWLFGREFAGLLLIAFVLAAPLAWRAMSNWLEGFAYRVEIGAGVFALSVLIMLLVALVSVGYKSVKAALMDPVGSLRAE
- a CDS encoding DEAD/DEAH box helicase, translating into MKFEQYRISEEIKRSLEELGFKRPTDIQYKAIPSILKGDDVLAIAQTGTGKTAAFAIPVLHLLHQQRRSRTKGEVKCLVMVPTRELAIQIAEVFKKLGKYTKVDIMGLFGGVEQEAQIKKLEKGVDVLIATPGRMFDLISQGHLDLSHLRTLILDEADHMLDLGFIRDIRDVIKHLPRQHQTLFFSATIDTEIKEIAYSIVRNPIRIQISPEDPVSRNVSHSVAYVEMDDKRFFLERLVKEFPENKILVFVRTKVRAERVHSAMQRVDIPTLTMHGGKEQDDRLSVMNEFKKGDIKVLITTDVNARGIDIPNVDYVVNYDLPDEPENYVHRVGPYRQRRTERTGRILLQHGGKARAGSHPGLPGQGDTGDEDRQERLPRNHQLLRRYPQRQLAAPDR
- a CDS encoding DUF1080 domain-containing protein, with translation MIRKRFPFALPALLLAICCSGCAAAQEEPKWVPLFNGTDINDWIVKIHHHETGENFGNTFRVKDSIIQVRYDQYGDFNEQYGHLYYKQPFSHYHLKMEYRFVGEWCKTAPSYTILNSGVMYHSQDPRTMPREQDWPISVEMQFLAGLGDGQPRPTGNMCSPGTHIVYQGKLDPRHCINSSSKTYEGEQWVKAELIVLGDSLITHIINGDTVLQYSRPQIGGPVVNNYDPAIKTDGKLLSSGFIALQSEGQPIDFRRIEIMDLSPKAVTAP
- a CDS encoding erythromycin esterase family protein, whose translation is MKIHLIACALCLLSSRLSAQSRCAATLVPGSNGMVYHAGHMEALPGFEQASAYFYGETHNADFEPAWKFHFIRHLHERYEVRDVFMEIGHAAAFLYNQYLLTGDTSLIKGLVYTEFYYREFWQDLYTYNLGLPEQERLIIHGIDFERPEAIRVLTMLRGQAVVPAVLEPVFTQMEQGELLPDFSRAFRELWAQIRMTFMEHDDAVKALYKGNYDIVQRIIRNDCPVTARAIPRNAAMFASLSAALKVNGIRRFAGFFGQAHTTYSSRSSLPNQLRKMPGFTGKVLTFGTVYKDAYAQGGRNKLISYTGMFRKSLLRVLYHRFMVEGCRAVVVPAADIGHKRMSATADHILFGRDVMVR
- a CDS encoding DoxX family protein translates to MNISKRNKIIYWIATLWLALGMVSTGIVQLLKVEEEAAVFTGLGYPLYLLTILGIWKLLGVVAVLVPKFPLLKEWAYAGFFIAMSGAIFSHIAVGNPVKDTLPPLLLLVLTVLSWYFRPADRRVAPVTP
- a CDS encoding YdeI family protein, translating into MSSINPKVDFYFHKAGKWQEEYDKLRMLVLDCGLTEELKWGVPCYTSGKKNIVLIHGFKDYCALLFFKGALLNDAHGILIQQTENVQAARQIRFTNTREIVRMTPVLKAYIHEAIEVENAGLKVKLKEPAAFPVPEEFQHKLDALPALKAAFEALTPGRQRAYLLHFAAPKQSGTRESRIEKSMQHILNGKGLNDQ
- a CDS encoding SRPBCC domain-containing protein, producing MERKTKVNAEAGKQEIVITREFDLPLELLFKAYVEPEIVEQWMGTKVLKLENKKHGSWRFETSDAHGNVVFQANGVIHEFIPDRKITRTFEMENTAFAVQLEFLEFEKLTDDTSRLNMHIVFRSVEYRDQLLQMPFAQGLNMAHNRLQDIAGQLK
- a CDS encoding helix-turn-helix transcriptional regulator; its protein translation is MNLRRDVFQAIADPTRRAILLLVASQAMTAGAIAANFNTARPTVSKHLQILTECELLEQEQNGREIYYHLNPQKMREIADFIEPFRQLWDDRFNKLEAIMKKYKPKK